A window of the Phragmites australis chromosome 20, lpPhrAust1.1, whole genome shotgun sequence genome harbors these coding sequences:
- the LOC133901733 gene encoding protein trichome birefringence-like 14 isoform X2, producing MKGGCLHRLLVNKLCFGLVVLLAVPIVVFLLEGAPVLTIFSSTPEQLKVFSQGFLQQQEQEHLGHDASPLVGHSVQASRSHTEKNCNYAKGKWVADEKRPLYSGNECKQWLSKMWACRMMRRADFSYENFRWQPHSCEMPEFTGPNFLKRMKHKTLAFVGDSLGRQQFQSIMCITTGGKYSPEVEDVGRKYGLVKTPGALRPDGWAYRFPATNTTILFYWSASLSELEHLHTESSVTRYALHLDRPVTFLKKYVDSFDVLVLNTGHHWNRGKFNGNHWELYADGKPVGNGTLANLNRAKNLTLYSIARWVDSELVRHPQKKVFLRTISPRHFVNGDWNTGGTCGKTMPLSNGCEVLQDHSSDLLAESAVKGTRVKLLDITAISQLRDEGHISNSSFKASTGMHDCLHWCLPGIPDMWNELLFAQI from the exons ATGAAAGGCGGTTGTCTGCATAGGCTTCTTGTCAACAAGCTATGCTTCGGCCTTGTAGTTCTCCTCGCTGTGCCGATTGTTGTTTTCTTATTGGAAGGAGCCCCGGTCCTCACAATCTTCAGCTCAACACCAGAACAATTAAAAGTTTTCTCTCAAG GTTTCCTACAGCAACAGGAGCAGGAACATCTTGGACATGATGCATCACCCCTAGTGGGGCATTCAGTTCAAGCTTCCAGGAGCCACACTGAAAAAA ATTGCAACTATGCAAAGGGGAAGTGGGTAGCAGATGAGAAACGGCCACTGTATTCCGGTAATGAGTGCAAGCAATGGCTGTCGAAAATGTGGGCTTGTCGAATGATGCGACGTGCAGATTTCTCCTATGAGAATTTCCGTTGGCAGCCACATAGCTGTGAGATGCCTGAGTTTACAGGGCCTAACTTTTTAAAAAG GATGAAACATAAAACTCTTGCTTTTGTTGGTGATTCACTCGGCAGGCAGCAATTTCAGTCAATCATGTGTATAACGACTGGCGGCAAATACAGTCCAGAGGTTGAAGATGTCGGTAGGAAATATGGTCTTGTCAAAACCCCAGGAGCTTTAAGACCTGATGGATGGGCTTATCGATTTCCAGCCACCAACACAACTATCCTTTTCTACTGGTCTGCTAGTCTGTCTGAGTTGGAACATTTGCACACGGAAAGTTCAGTGACCCGTTATGCACTGCATCTTGATCGGCCGGTTACATTCTTGAAGAAGTATGTTGATAGTTTTGATGTCCTAGTACTTAACACAGGTCATCACTGGAACAGAGGGAAATTCAATGGAAATCATTGGGAACTGTATGCTGATGGGAAGCCTGTAGGCAATGGTACACTTGCAAATCTCAACCGTGCAAAAAATCTTACTCTTTATAGCATTGCCAGATGGGTGGATTCAGAACTTGTGCGGCATCCTCAGAAGAAAGTTTTCCTTAGGACAATATCACCAAGGCATTTTGTAAATGGCGATTGGAACACAGGTGGAACCTGCGGTAAAACCATGCCCTTGTCTAATGGATGTGAGGTCTTGCAGGATCATTCAAGTGATTTACTTGCAGAAAGTGCTGTCAAAGGAACTCGGGTTAAGCTTTTGGATATTACTGCTATATCACAACTACGAGATGAGGGGCATATCTCTAACTCTAGTTTCAAAGCTTCAACAGGAATGCATGATTGCTTGCACTGGTGCCTCCCTGGTATACCAGACATGTGGAATGAGCTCCTCTTTGCACAGATTTAA
- the LOC133901733 gene encoding protein trichome birefringence-like 14 isoform X1: MKGGCLHRLLVNKLCFGLVVLLAVPIVVFLLEGAPVLTIFSSTPEQLKVFSQGFLQQQEQEHLGHDASPLVGHSVQASRSHTEKSRANLKKHCNYAKGKWVADEKRPLYSGNECKQWLSKMWACRMMRRADFSYENFRWQPHSCEMPEFTGPNFLKRMKHKTLAFVGDSLGRQQFQSIMCITTGGKYSPEVEDVGRKYGLVKTPGALRPDGWAYRFPATNTTILFYWSASLSELEHLHTESSVTRYALHLDRPVTFLKKYVDSFDVLVLNTGHHWNRGKFNGNHWELYADGKPVGNGTLANLNRAKNLTLYSIARWVDSELVRHPQKKVFLRTISPRHFVNGDWNTGGTCGKTMPLSNGCEVLQDHSSDLLAESAVKGTRVKLLDITAISQLRDEGHISNSSFKASTGMHDCLHWCLPGIPDMWNELLFAQI, translated from the exons ATGAAAGGCGGTTGTCTGCATAGGCTTCTTGTCAACAAGCTATGCTTCGGCCTTGTAGTTCTCCTCGCTGTGCCGATTGTTGTTTTCTTATTGGAAGGAGCCCCGGTCCTCACAATCTTCAGCTCAACACCAGAACAATTAAAAGTTTTCTCTCAAG GTTTCCTACAGCAACAGGAGCAGGAACATCTTGGACATGATGCATCACCCCTAGTGGGGCATTCAGTTCAAGCTTCCAGGAGCCACACTGAAAAAAGTAGGGCCAACCTGAAGAAAC ATTGCAACTATGCAAAGGGGAAGTGGGTAGCAGATGAGAAACGGCCACTGTATTCCGGTAATGAGTGCAAGCAATGGCTGTCGAAAATGTGGGCTTGTCGAATGATGCGACGTGCAGATTTCTCCTATGAGAATTTCCGTTGGCAGCCACATAGCTGTGAGATGCCTGAGTTTACAGGGCCTAACTTTTTAAAAAG GATGAAACATAAAACTCTTGCTTTTGTTGGTGATTCACTCGGCAGGCAGCAATTTCAGTCAATCATGTGTATAACGACTGGCGGCAAATACAGTCCAGAGGTTGAAGATGTCGGTAGGAAATATGGTCTTGTCAAAACCCCAGGAGCTTTAAGACCTGATGGATGGGCTTATCGATTTCCAGCCACCAACACAACTATCCTTTTCTACTGGTCTGCTAGTCTGTCTGAGTTGGAACATTTGCACACGGAAAGTTCAGTGACCCGTTATGCACTGCATCTTGATCGGCCGGTTACATTCTTGAAGAAGTATGTTGATAGTTTTGATGTCCTAGTACTTAACACAGGTCATCACTGGAACAGAGGGAAATTCAATGGAAATCATTGGGAACTGTATGCTGATGGGAAGCCTGTAGGCAATGGTACACTTGCAAATCTCAACCGTGCAAAAAATCTTACTCTTTATAGCATTGCCAGATGGGTGGATTCAGAACTTGTGCGGCATCCTCAGAAGAAAGTTTTCCTTAGGACAATATCACCAAGGCATTTTGTAAATGGCGATTGGAACACAGGTGGAACCTGCGGTAAAACCATGCCCTTGTCTAATGGATGTGAGGTCTTGCAGGATCATTCAAGTGATTTACTTGCAGAAAGTGCTGTCAAAGGAACTCGGGTTAAGCTTTTGGATATTACTGCTATATCACAACTACGAGATGAGGGGCATATCTCTAACTCTAGTTTCAAAGCTTCAACAGGAATGCATGATTGCTTGCACTGGTGCCTCCCTGGTATACCAGACATGTGGAATGAGCTCCTCTTTGCACAGATTTAA
- the LOC133901175 gene encoding alpha,alpha-trehalose-phosphate synthase [UDP-forming] 6-like — MVSRSYSNLLELASGGSGGDPLPSLGRRRIPRVVTASGIVPDLDCSDDEAAASDHSSHAPRERAILVANQLPIRASPRAGGAGWDFSWDEDSLLLQLKDSLRAHHGREDMEFIYVGGLRDDVPPADHEVVAQELLEGFRCVPTFLPADLRSRFYHGFCKQQLWPLFHYMLPLSPELGGRFDRLLWQAYVSVNKIFADKILEVISPDEDFVWVHDYHLMVLPTFLRKRFNRVKLGFFLHSPFPSSEIYKTLPVREELLRSLLNADLIGFHTFDYARHFLSCCSRMLGLKYESQRGYIALEYYGRTVTIKILPVGVHLEQLQSVLNLPETGDKVAELLKQFCHRNRLLLLGVDDMDIFKGISLKLLAFEQLLMQHPECRGKVVLVQIANPARGRGKDVKEVQVESYAMVSRINEAFGQPDYQPVILIDRPLQFYERMAYYVVAECCLVTAVRDGMNLIPYEYIIARQGNEKIDRILGLSPSTRKKSMLVVSEFIGCSPSLSGAIRVNPWNIDSVADAMDSALEMPEGEKVLRHEKHHRYVSTHDVGYWANSFLQDLERTCLDHNRRRCWGIGFGLKFRVVALDPNFKKLAVEHLVSAYRRTTTRVILLDYDGTLMPQTLFGKSPSSKTIDILNSLCRDKKNMVFLVSTKSRMTLNEWFSPCENLGLAAEHGYFLRLRRDAEWETCVPVTDCSWKQIAEPVMKTYTETTDGCTIEDKETTIVWCYEDADPDFGSCQAKELHDHLESVLANEPVSVKAGLNHVEVKPQGVSKGLVTKRILSTMQKRGNLPDFILCIGDDRSDEDMFEAITTAVNGPSLNPEAEVFACTVGRKPSKAKYYLDDPADIVRLIQSLANVSDQMHGAPPAATDTVPR; from the exons ATGGTGTCGAGATCCTACTCCAACCTCCTGGAGCTCGCctccggcggcagcggcggcgatcCCCTGCCGTCGCTCGGGCGCCGCCGGATACCGCGCGTGGTGACGGCGTCCGGTATTGTGCCGGACCTCGACTGCTCCGACGACGAGGCGGCGGCCTCTGACCACTCCTCCCACGCGCCGCGGGAGCGCGCCATCCTCGTCGCCAACCAGCTCCCCATCCGCGCCTCCCCCCGCGCCGGTGGCGCCGGCTGGGACTTCTCGTGGGACGAGGACAGCCTCCTGCTGCAGCTCAAGGACAGCCTCCGCGCGCACCATGGCCGCGAGGACATGGAGTTCATCTACGTCGGTGGCCTCCGCGACGACGTCCCGCCGGCCGACCACGAGGTGGTCGCGCAGGAGCTCCTCGAGGGCTTCCGTTGCGTGCCCACCTTCCTACCCGCCGACCTCCGGTCCCGGTTCTACCACGGCTTCTGCAAGCAGCAGCTGTGGCCACTGTTCCATTACATGCTGCCACTGTCACCGGAGCTGGGCGGGCGCTTCGACCGCCTGCTGTGGCAGGCCTACGTGTCCGTCAACAAGATCTTCGCGGACAAGATCCTAGAGGTGATCAGTCCCGATGAAGACTTTGTGTGGGTGCATGATTACCATCTGATGGTGCTGCCAACATTTCTGCGCAAGCGGTTTAACCGGGTGAAGCTGGGGTTCTTCCTCCACAGCCCGTTCCCATCATCGGAGATTTACAAGACTCTGCCGGTGCGCGAGGAGCTGCTCCGGTCGCTGCTGAATGCCGATTTGATTGGGTTCCACACCTTTGATTATGCCAGGCATTTCTTGTCCTGCTGTAGCAGGATGCTCGGGTTGAAGTACGAGTCTCAGAGGGGCTACATTGCGCTGGAGTATTACGGAAGGACGGTTACTATCAAGATATTGCCAGTGGGAGTTCACTTGGAGCAGTTGCAGTCAGTCCTCAACCTCCCGGAGACTGGGGACAAGGTCGCTGAGCTTCTCAAGCAGTTCTGTCATCGCaaccggctgctgctgctcggtgTAGATGATATGGATATCTTTAAAGGCATTAGCTTGAAACTTTTGGCATTTGAGCAACTCTTGATGCAGCATCCAGAGTGCAGAGGAAAGGTGGTGCTGGTACAGATTGCTAATCCGGCAAGGGGGCGGGGAAAGGATGTGAAGGAGGTACAGGTAGAAAGCTATGCTATGGTAAGTCGCATCAACGAGGCATTTGGGCAGCCAGATTACCAGCCAGTTATACTGATCGATAGGCCACTGCAATTCTATGAGAGAATGGCATACTATGTCGTAGCAGAGTGCTGTTTGGTTACTGCAGTGAGAGATGGCATGAATCTTATCCCGTACGAGTACATAATTGCTAGACAAGGTAATGAGAAGATAGACAGGATACTGGGTCTCAGCCCATCGACAAGGAAGAAGAGCATGCTTGTTGTGTCAGAGTTCATCGGCTGCTCCCCTTCCCTAAGCGGTGCTATTAGGGTGAACCCTTGGAATATTGATTCAGTGGCTGATGCAATGGACTCTGCATTGGAGATGCCCGAAGGGGAGAAGGTGTTACGACACGAAAAGCATCACAGATATGTGAGCACACACGATGTCGGGTACTGGGCAAACAGCTTCTTGCAAGATCTTGAGAGGACTTGCCTTGATCACAACAGGAGGCGTTGCTGGGGCATAGGATTTGGGCTAAAGTTCAGGGTTGTAGCCCTTGATCCAAACTTCAAAAAGCTTGCAGTTGAGCACTTGGTCTCAGCCTACCGGAGGACGACCACACGTGTCATTCTCCTGGACTATGATGGGACGCTGATGCCACAGACATTGTTTGGTAAGAGTCCGAGCTCAAAGACGATAGACATCTTGAATAGCCTTTGTCGTGACAAGAAGAACATGGTCTTCCTTGTGAGCACAAAGAGTCGGATGACTTTAAATGAGTGGTTCTCACCATGTGAGAACCTAGGACTAGCTGCTGAGCATGGCTACTTCCTCAG GCTGAGAAGAGACGCAGAATGGGAGACATGCGTCCCAGTCACAGACTGCAGCTGGAAGCAAATTGCAGAACCTGTGATGAAGACTTATACCGAGACGACGGATGGGTGTACAATTGAGGACAAGGAGACTACGATTGTTTGGTGCTATGAGGATGCTGATCCTGATTTCGGATCTTGCCAAGCCAAGGAGCTCCATGACCATCTGGAGAGTGTCCTTGCAAATGAGCCAGTTTCAGTGAAAGCTGGCCTGAACCATGTCGAGGTGAAGCCACAG GGTGTAAGCAAGGGCCTCGTGACGAAGCGGATCCTTTCAACAATGCAGAAGCGAGGCAACCTGCCGGACTTCATCCTCTGCATCGGAGACGACCGCTCCGACGAGGACATGTTCGAGGCGATCACCACTGCGGTGAATGGCCCATCCCTGAACCCAGAAGCCGAGGTCTTCGCCTGCACCGTTGGCCGCAAGCCCAGCAAGGCCAAGTACTACCTGGACGACCCTGCGGACATCGTGCGCCTGATCCAGAGCCTCGCCAACGTATCCGACCAGATGCACGGCGCACCCCCTGCCGCCACGGACACGGTACCGAGGTGA